One window of Nostoc sp. C052 genomic DNA carries:
- a CDS encoding ABC transporter permease gives MKNYLFFNNLYKYRRYIFYNAWYELRYRYAGTGIGILWNIINPLCEILIYTVVFSLLLSRGVRGSSYALYLMAGLLPWRTFAETIASGSNAFVQNSIYLRRLAIPSEVFVAKVTLTSLFLLFIYLALVLPIGILLGGNLGFGILLLPVLGLLLEGLGFGMGLILANLQTLFPDVKQILQFLIPLWSWMIPIFYPESIVPKNILPWLYLNPPYAYIQSVRNIILENQMPGFHVWLIMLGWLALFVWLGNVVNQKLQDEIRDVI, from the coding sequence ATGAAAAATTACTTATTTTTTAATAATCTTTACAAATATCGGCGCTACATTTTTTACAACGCTTGGTATGAATTGCGTTATCGCTATGCTGGTACGGGTATAGGTATCCTTTGGAACATTATTAATCCTCTGTGCGAAATTCTCATTTACACAGTTGTATTTTCTTTACTGCTTTCTCGTGGTGTGCGGGGGAGTTCCTACGCTTTATATCTGATGGCTGGACTGCTACCTTGGCGGACATTTGCGGAAACTATTGCTAGTGGTAGCAATGCTTTTGTACAAAATTCTATTTATCTGCGGCGTTTAGCAATTCCTTCTGAGGTTTTTGTGGCTAAAGTCACTTTAACTTCGCTATTTCTGCTGTTTATTTACCTAGCTTTAGTGCTTCCTATTGGTATTTTGTTAGGTGGGAATCTAGGTTTTGGAATATTGTTATTACCAGTGTTGGGATTACTTTTAGAAGGCTTAGGTTTTGGTATGGGGTTAATTTTAGCTAACTTACAAACTCTTTTTCCCGATGTCAAGCAGATTTTACAATTTTTAATTCCCTTATGGAGTTGGATGATACCTATTTTTTATCCAGAATCCATTGTTCCCAAAAATATTTTACCTTGGCTTTATCTGAATCCACCCTATGCATATATTCAGTCAGTTCGCAATATCATTTTAGAAAATCAAATGCCAGGATTTCATGTTTGGCTAATTATGCTTGGGTGGCTAGCTTTATTTGTTTGGTTAGGTAATGTTGTCAATCAAAAGCTCCAAGATGAGATTAGAGATGTGATATGA
- a CDS encoding glycosyltransferase, with protein sequence MSTVTPFLAVSEFINVLQRRKCKFSSPVYQQPVVSIISSFFNAHKYFEATYKSIINQTFQNFEWIIVDDCSTEPEACVLFQSLPKRYGKIKTLQHHTNKGLAAGRNTAITYATGKYLFFMDLDDLIDPTYIEKCVLFLETHREFSFVNSYSVGFQAQEYWWTHGFNKPSQFIHQNWVTGRLLYRKSDFDCLGGFDENLRFYEDWERWLKAIANNQKGWTIPEYLDCYRRLDSGLLTISKANVTEEKRVTELIQSRYENFFNHNYLPDISIERYNFTSDSRFPKIDIINPLEKDYSSKYILCFFPHLEVGGADKFNIDLVTLLANRGYELTIVTTSKSEHPWQKHFYAVTSDIFHLPNFLQDSDWLDFTKYIIQSRQIDLVFISNSYIAYYFLPLLRHEFPDIAFIDFTHTIDPGWRGCGYPRLSCKFSQFLDLQIISCHHLAEYYRCLNPQTTEELQVSYTNVDTNKWVQDKKKRDQVRSQLKIPHESVVILFPARLVEQKRPLLLIEIVQKLVNRSFNVSIIVVGNGYLLPEMQAKINHFGLDSHFHILPAINPEEMLAIYCATDILLLPSAYEGISLVIYEAMSMQLPVVASDVGGQAELVIPGTGFLVPKAENEISEVESYLKALIPLIQDSELRCKIGYYARQRVVELFSLDKMVERIDTLFTEAIASCPTRTKPIINLALTEEMLLLALEYLHQEQALSNLWQEKRHLERKTHQLEQEKHELGWKKRAMESSKFWKFRTLWFKLKRSLRLTQEEEI encoded by the coding sequence ATGTCTACAGTTACACCTTTCCTTGCTGTCAGCGAATTTATCAATGTACTGCAAAGGAGAAAATGTAAATTTTCTAGTCCAGTATATCAGCAACCAGTTGTATCCATTATTTCTTCATTCTTTAACGCCCATAAGTATTTTGAAGCTACTTATAAATCTATAATCAATCAGACATTCCAAAATTTTGAATGGATAATTGTTGATGACTGCTCTACCGAACCAGAAGCGTGCGTCTTGTTTCAATCTTTACCCAAAAGATACGGAAAAATTAAAACCTTGCAGCATCATACTAACAAAGGACTAGCAGCAGGTAGGAACACAGCCATTACCTATGCAACGGGTAAGTACTTATTTTTCATGGACTTAGATGACCTGATTGATCCTACTTACATAGAGAAGTGTGTGCTATTTTTGGAAACTCATCGAGAGTTTTCCTTTGTTAACTCCTACTCAGTTGGTTTTCAAGCTCAAGAATATTGGTGGACTCACGGCTTTAATAAACCCTCGCAATTTATTCACCAAAATTGGGTTACAGGTAGATTACTTTATCGCAAGTCAGACTTCGACTGTCTGGGGGGATTTGATGAAAATCTGAGATTTTACGAAGATTGGGAAAGATGGCTCAAAGCCATAGCCAACAACCAAAAAGGTTGGACAATACCTGAATACTTAGATTGCTACCGTCGCCTTGATTCTGGTTTACTAACAATTTCTAAAGCAAATGTTACAGAAGAAAAACGAGTCACAGAATTAATTCAATCTCGCTATGAAAATTTTTTTAATCACAATTATCTTCCCGATATCAGTATCGAACGATATAACTTTACTTCGGATTCCCGCTTCCCGAAAATAGATATTATTAATCCTCTTGAAAAAGACTACTCCAGCAAGTACATACTTTGCTTTTTCCCTCACTTAGAAGTTGGTGGTGCTGACAAATTTAATATCGATTTAGTGACTCTATTAGCAAATCGTGGTTATGAACTGACTATTGTTACAACTTCCAAATCAGAGCATCCTTGGCAGAAACATTTTTATGCAGTCACATCAGATATATTTCATTTGCCCAATTTTTTACAAGATAGTGACTGGTTAGACTTCACTAAATATATTATTCAATCACGTCAAATTGATCTTGTCTTTATTTCTAATTCTTACATCGCTTATTACTTCTTACCTTTACTGCGTCACGAATTTCCTGATATCGCTTTTATTGACTTTACTCATACTATAGATCCTGGTTGGCGTGGATGTGGATATCCACGTCTTTCGTGTAAATTTAGCCAATTTTTGGACTTACAAATCATCTCCTGTCATCACCTTGCGGAATATTATCGATGTCTGAATCCGCAAACTACTGAGGAATTGCAAGTTAGTTATACTAACGTTGATACTAATAAATGGGTGCAGGATAAAAAGAAACGTGACCAAGTGCGATCGCAACTGAAAATTCCTCATGAGTCAGTTGTAATCCTATTTCCGGCAAGGTTAGTAGAACAGAAACGTCCTCTACTTTTAATTGAGATTGTTCAAAAACTAGTTAATCGCTCTTTCAACGTCTCAATAATTGTTGTGGGTAATGGTTATTTGTTGCCGGAAATGCAAGCTAAAATTAATCATTTTGGTTTAGATTCACACTTTCATATATTGCCTGCTATTAATCCTGAAGAAATGCTTGCTATTTATTGTGCAACAGACATCTTGTTACTCCCATCAGCTTATGAAGGGATTTCTCTGGTGATTTACGAAGCAATGTCTATGCAATTACCAGTCGTTGCTTCAGATGTTGGAGGACAAGCAGAATTAGTCATACCTGGAACTGGGTTTTTAGTTCCTAAAGCAGAAAATGAGATCAGCGAAGTCGAGTCATACCTGAAAGCATTAATTCCTTTAATTCAAGATAGCGAGTTGCGTTGTAAAATCGGTTACTATGCGCGGCAACGAGTCGTTGAACTATTTTCCTTAGATAAGATGGTTGAACGCATAGATACCCTATTTACTGAGGCGATCGCTTCATGCCCAACCAGAACCAAACCAATCATTAATCTGGCTTTAACTGAAGAAATGCTACTTCTTGCCCTAGAATACCTGCACCAAGAACAAGCTTTAAGCAATTTATGGCAAGAAAAGCGTCACTTGGAGAGAAAAACACATCAACTTGAACAAGAAAAACACGAATTAGGTTGGAAAAAACGAGCGATGGAATCATCCAAGTTCTGGAAATTCAGAACACTGTGGTTTAAACTCAAGCGATCACTTCGTTTGACTCAAGAAGAGGAAATCTAA
- a CDS encoding ABC transporter ATP-binding protein: MSDNIILQVNNLSKCFKIYANPWHRAKEWLSLGKNTYHQPFWSLKDVSFSVRKGDFFGIVGENGAGKSTLLKIITGVLKPTSGTYQLNGKVLSLLELGTDFNPELSGRGNAIYSAELLGFPEGYVQERIKEIEEFSELGDFFDRPMKLYSSGMKTRLAFSLFAFLECDVLILDEVLAVGDIFFQQKCYARLEELIAKQITIILVTHQLASVQQYCKEVIVLHRGEKIFQGESMKGIIKFHQLKMGLANNVSPTVLQEKVEVPLEIPDDFFWPADEVFIPVSFPQANYAQLISYTICNVKGKGCVNFLQGEQAYFCCEFQLKETIGVPIAVVMITNKFNVVIHSKSSCLQKVSIPKQVHHGDRVRFCRSITLSIAPGEYVLGFALLTMQADDYARIDELPQVEFNSRFQICDVYEKVGVFYVTSHYSNNHHSHFGLCNLPGNGQIQVITSSK; this comes from the coding sequence ATGAGTGATAATATTATTTTGCAGGTGAATAATTTAAGTAAATGTTTTAAGATTTATGCAAATCCCTGGCATCGTGCTAAAGAATGGTTAAGTTTAGGAAAGAACACTTATCATCAGCCTTTTTGGTCATTGAAAGATGTGTCTTTTTCAGTGCGTAAAGGCGATTTTTTTGGTATTGTTGGGGAAAATGGAGCGGGTAAAAGTACATTATTAAAAATAATTACCGGGGTGTTGAAGCCAACATCAGGAACTTATCAATTAAATGGTAAAGTTCTCTCACTGCTAGAATTAGGAACTGATTTTAATCCCGAACTTAGTGGACGAGGAAATGCAATTTACAGCGCTGAATTGTTGGGATTTCCTGAAGGATATGTCCAAGAACGAATAAAAGAAATTGAAGAATTTTCGGAATTGGGAGATTTTTTTGACCGTCCCATGAAGTTGTATTCTTCTGGAATGAAGACAAGATTAGCTTTTTCTTTATTTGCGTTTCTAGAATGTGATGTTCTGATTTTAGATGAAGTTTTAGCAGTTGGAGATATTTTCTTTCAACAGAAATGCTATGCCCGTCTTGAGGAACTGATAGCAAAGCAGATTACGATCATTTTAGTGACTCACCAATTAGCATCGGTACAGCAATATTGTAAAGAGGTGATTGTACTGCATCGTGGAGAAAAAATCTTTCAAGGAGAATCGATGAAAGGTATTATTAAGTTCCATCAACTAAAGATGGGTTTGGCTAATAATGTTTCTCCGACTGTTCTTCAAGAAAAGGTAGAAGTACCTTTAGAAATACCGGATGATTTTTTTTGGCCTGCTGATGAAGTTTTTATTCCTGTTTCTTTTCCCCAGGCAAATTATGCTCAACTAATTAGTTACACTATTTGTAACGTTAAGGGTAAGGGCTGCGTCAATTTTTTGCAAGGCGAACAAGCTTATTTTTGTTGCGAATTTCAACTGAAGGAAACTATTGGTGTACCAATTGCTGTTGTCATGATTACTAATAAGTTTAATGTGGTAATTCATAGTAAGTCTTCCTGTCTACAAAAGGTTAGCATTCCTAAGCAAGTTCATCATGGCGATCGCGTGCGTTTTTGTCGTAGTATTACCCTGAGTATAGCTCCCGGTGAATACGTTCTCGGTTTTGCTTTGCTAACAATGCAGGCTGATGATTATGCTCGCATTGATGAACTTCCCCAAGTGGAATTTAACAGCCGATTTCAGATTTGCGATGTTTATGAAAAAGTAGGTGTTTTTTACGTTACGTCTCATTATAGTAACAATCATCACTCTCACTTTGGATTATGTAATTTACCGGGAAACGGGCAAATTCAAGTTATTACAAGCTCAAAGTAG
- a CDS encoding DUF2252 family protein, translating to MKTSVEIEGMSETDLKGYSHLCGWALAHSHARSGNRFAISGYLGQSNTFEQAIANFAVAYADQTERDYKALADAIAAGQIKAIEE from the coding sequence ATGAAAACTTCTGTCGAGATTGAAGGAATGTCGGAGACGGATTTGAAGGGCTACTCCCATTTATGTGGTTGGGCGCTGGCGCACAGTCATGCTCGTTCGGGGAATCGATTTGCTATTAGTGGTTATCTCGGTCAAAGTAACACATTTGAGCAGGCGATCGCTAATTTTGCGGTTGCTTACGCTGACCAAACAGAGCGGGATTACAAAGCACTAGCTGACGCAATTGCGGCAGGGCAGATCAAGGCAATCGAGGAATAA
- a CDS encoding glycosyltransferase gives MKIFLIASECPPVPGGIATYVGNMAAMFSDAGHDITVFARSPQTGIEEKNKLKIIKIVPKDTYLLNSPKAHPRSETHPAFPHNVMGYWGAISYQLAEEVINYIRTHGQPDIIESEDYSGIAYFLLQKKLLGCPELQRVPIVLNLHSPQYLLYPADKMPSYHLCDYWVGRMEKFCILAADGIFAPTQYIAQQVKTTLNPDLDIEIIPLPAPQKLLHQEHLPLSLPTPGDIVYFGRLEVRKGIIPLLEACSQLWDAGINFQLTAIGGDTWYHLQGCYMKAYLTEKYRQYINSGKLIISSPLPQAQLYERVKKAWCVVLPSLWENFPNTCLESMLLGKAILASSAVGHIEMLQTAAIQGGLVFDWQKSNDFANKLNQVLSYSTTEIIELGLKARTLILKISAPENVLSKRMAHLKKLIGQHEDRNIFPSLNYLPHGKVSYPSSLVVDTDISIKGRISICIPFYNCGHYIGETLNSVFASTYPDLEVIIFNDGSTDKKSFETLAVIEQTYSNLKIIHSKNLGVATARNKMVEIASGEYIAFLDADDQVSPTFYTQASKILKQYKNVGFVASWIKEFGNSEKVWVAWNTEFPYLLCHNTLGVCTVVRKAAYLAAGGMKSLLAENLEDYECWVNMCEKGWLGIVIPELHYFYRIRSDSRLQKGNREQLLYLYELIAEEHPQLYQDYGVEIYHLLNQNGASWLWDNPSQNTVEFNVNMTGMEILSLVTNKLKKVYSDGGISLILNRSLLVVKSLLRTWR, from the coding sequence ATGAAGATATTTTTGATTGCCAGTGAATGTCCTCCAGTTCCTGGTGGGATTGCTACCTATGTCGGCAATATGGCGGCGATGTTTTCTGATGCTGGACATGACATCACTGTTTTTGCCCGCAGTCCTCAAACAGGAATTGAAGAAAAAAACAAGCTGAAAATTATTAAAATAGTTCCTAAAGATACTTATTTATTAAATTCTCCAAAAGCTCATCCCCGTTCTGAAACTCATCCAGCCTTCCCACATAACGTTATGGGTTACTGGGGGGCAATCAGCTATCAGTTAGCAGAGGAAGTCATTAATTATATTCGCACTCATGGCCAACCAGATATTATTGAGAGCGAAGACTATAGCGGGATTGCTTATTTTTTATTACAAAAAAAGTTATTAGGCTGTCCAGAACTACAAAGAGTACCCATAGTTCTCAACCTACATAGTCCTCAATATCTGCTTTATCCTGCTGACAAAATGCCTAGTTATCATCTTTGTGATTACTGGGTAGGAAGAATGGAAAAGTTTTGCATTCTGGCTGCGGATGGAATTTTCGCTCCTACTCAGTACATTGCCCAGCAGGTAAAAACGACTTTAAATCCCGATCTCGACATTGAAATTATCCCTTTACCAGCACCTCAGAAACTTTTACATCAAGAGCACTTACCATTATCCTTACCCACGCCGGGAGATATAGTTTACTTCGGTAGGTTAGAAGTTAGAAAAGGTATTATCCCCTTGTTAGAAGCTTGCAGTCAGTTGTGGGATGCAGGCATAAATTTTCAACTTACAGCCATTGGTGGCGATACTTGGTATCACCTCCAAGGCTGTTATATGAAAGCTTATTTAACAGAAAAATATCGTCAATATATTAATTCAGGTAAACTAATAATTTCTTCACCTCTACCCCAGGCACAACTATATGAAAGAGTGAAGAAAGCATGGTGCGTAGTTCTTCCCTCTCTCTGGGAAAATTTTCCTAATACTTGCTTGGAGTCTATGCTTTTAGGTAAAGCGATTTTAGCCTCATCTGCTGTTGGTCATATTGAAATGTTACAAACAGCAGCAATCCAAGGAGGTTTAGTTTTTGATTGGCAGAAGAGTAATGATTTCGCTAATAAATTAAACCAGGTTCTCAGTTATTCAACAACTGAAATTATAGAGCTAGGGTTAAAAGCTCGGACTTTAATTTTGAAAATTTCTGCCCCGGAAAATGTATTGTCAAAACGGATGGCACATTTAAAAAAACTTATTGGGCAGCATGAAGATAGAAATATTTTTCCCTCTTTAAACTATCTACCTCACGGCAAAGTTTCTTATCCGTCGTCTTTAGTTGTAGATACAGATATAAGCATCAAAGGTAGAATCTCTATTTGCATTCCATTCTACAACTGCGGTCACTACATAGGTGAAACACTCAACTCTGTATTTGCCTCAACCTATCCTGACTTAGAAGTGATTATTTTCAACGATGGTAGTACAGACAAAAAGAGTTTCGAAACTCTAGCAGTTATCGAGCAAACATATAGTAACCTGAAAATTATTCACTCCAAAAATCTTGGTGTAGCCACAGCGAGAAATAAAATGGTAGAGATAGCAAGTGGTGAATACATTGCTTTTCTGGATGCTGATGATCAAGTTTCTCCAACTTTTTATACACAAGCATCAAAGATTTTAAAGCAATACAAAAATGTTGGTTTTGTTGCTTCTTGGATTAAAGAGTTTGGTAATTCCGAAAAAGTTTGGGTGGCTTGGAATACGGAATTTCCTTATCTACTTTGTCACAACACTCTTGGCGTTTGTACTGTGGTGCGAAAGGCTGCTTACCTTGCTGCTGGTGGGATGAAATCTCTGTTGGCAGAGAATTTAGAAGATTACGAATGCTGGGTTAATATGTGTGAAAAAGGTTGGCTGGGAATTGTAATTCCTGAACTGCACTATTTTTATCGCATTCGTTCTGATTCCCGCTTGCAAAAGGGCAACCGCGAACAACTGCTTTATCTTTATGAGTTAATTGCTGAAGAACATCCTCAGCTATACCAAGATTATGGGGTAGAGATTTATCATTTACTAAATCAAAATGGTGCATCTTGGTTGTGGGATAATCCTTCACAAAACACAGTTGAATTTAATGTTAATATGACGGGTATGGAAATACTTTCTCTTGTGACTAATAAGCTCAAGAAGGTGTACAGCGATGGGGGCATATCTTTAATATTAAACAGGTCGCTGCTAGTGGTAAAATCCCTTCTACGTACCTGGCGTTGA